One genomic region from Ornithinicoccus hortensis encodes:
- a CDS encoding metalloregulator ArsR/SmtB family transcription factor: MAAIRTRMPATEDVVDTADVFSLLGDPGRLRLLIALTEGELCVSDLAAVTGQGESAVSHALRLLRAHRVVSVRREGRKGYYRLDDAHVRMLLDLAVAHTEHTQAVHPERDLGPARPDGAA; the protein is encoded by the coding sequence GTGGCGGCGATCCGGACCCGGATGCCGGCCACCGAGGACGTCGTCGACACGGCGGACGTCTTCTCGCTGCTGGGGGACCCGGGCCGGTTGCGCCTGCTGATCGCGCTCACCGAGGGGGAGTTGTGCGTGTCCGACCTCGCCGCGGTCACCGGTCAGGGCGAGTCGGCGGTCTCGCACGCGCTGCGGTTGCTCCGGGCGCACCGCGTGGTATCGGTGCGGCGGGAGGGGCGCAAGGGGTACTACCGGCTCGACGACGCACACGTGCGGATGCTGCTGGACCTGGCGGTCGCGCACACCGAGCACACCCAGGCGGTGCACCCGGAGCGGGACCTGGGGCCGGCCAGGCCGGACGGGGCTGCGTGA
- a CDS encoding TetR family transcriptional regulator produces MTSGTRVGGRPPRIDRADIVRAGRALGMAGLSVKAVAAELGVSATALYRHVDGRWGLERLVGESLLSDLVHG; encoded by the coding sequence GTGACCAGCGGGACGCGAGTGGGCGGTCGTCCGCCCCGGATCGACCGGGCCGACATCGTCCGCGCCGGCCGGGCCCTCGGCATGGCGGGCCTGAGCGTCAAGGCCGTGGCCGCCGAGCTGGGGGTGAGCGCGACGGCGCTGTACCGGCACGTCGACGGTCGGTGGGGACTGGAGCGTCTCGTGGGGGAGAGCCTGCTGAGCGACCTCGTTCACGGGTGA
- a CDS encoding cation diffusion facilitator family transporter, producing MRMGHSHGPPVGHAGGRHRWRLAVSFCLIAAFFVVELVAALASGSLALLSDAGHMAADVVTLGAALAATRIATRPDRSGRRSYGSYRAEVFASLLAVLMMLGVAAYVVVTGLQRIGEQVQVDTGTMLLVGLLGLLVNLAALALLHGGSRESLNVKGAYLEVLADTLGSVGVLVAAWLVGLTGSAVWDTVVALAIGVFVAVRAVVLGREVFAVLGQHVPEGLDLDAVTADLAAVRGVRDVHDVHLWTLTSGMNVATAHLVTEDVASSHAVLDGARDVLRDRHGIAHATLQVEPRDHEGCADVGW from the coding sequence GTGAGGATGGGACACTCGCACGGCCCGCCCGTGGGGCACGCAGGGGGTCGGCACCGTTGGCGCCTGGCGGTGTCGTTCTGCCTGATCGCCGCCTTCTTCGTGGTCGAACTGGTGGCCGCCCTCGCCTCGGGGTCCCTCGCCCTGCTCTCGGACGCCGGCCACATGGCCGCGGACGTGGTCACCCTGGGGGCCGCGCTGGCCGCCACCCGGATCGCGACGCGGCCGGACCGGTCGGGTCGGCGCAGCTACGGCTCCTACCGGGCCGAGGTCTTCGCCTCGCTGCTGGCCGTCCTGATGATGCTCGGCGTGGCCGCGTATGTCGTGGTGACGGGTTTGCAGCGGATCGGTGAGCAGGTGCAGGTGGACACCGGCACGATGCTCCTGGTCGGGCTGCTCGGTCTGCTGGTCAACCTGGCGGCGCTCGCCCTCCTGCACGGCGGCTCCCGGGAGAGCCTGAACGTCAAGGGGGCCTACCTGGAAGTGTTGGCCGACACGCTCGGCTCGGTTGGGGTCCTCGTCGCCGCCTGGCTGGTGGGCCTCACCGGCTCGGCCGTGTGGGACACCGTGGTCGCGCTGGCGATCGGGGTCTTCGTGGCCGTCCGGGCGGTGGTGCTGGGGCGCGAGGTGTTCGCCGTCCTGGGGCAGCACGTGCCGGAGGGCCTGGACCTCGACGCGGTCACCGCGGACCTGGCGGCGGTGCGGGGGGTGCGCGACGTACACGACGTCCACCTGTGGACGTTGACCTCGGGGATGAACGTGGCCACCGCGCACCTGGTGACCGAGGACGTGGCCAGCTCGCACGCCGTGCTCGACGGAGCGCGGGACGTGCTCCGGGACCGGCACGGCATCGCGCACGCCACGCTCCAGGTCGAGCCGCGGGACCACGAGGGGTGCGCGGACGTCGGCTGGTGA